A genomic window from Chaetodon auriga isolate fChaAug3 chromosome 13, fChaAug3.hap1, whole genome shotgun sequence includes:
- the lmln gene encoding leishmanolysin-like peptidase isoform X2: MEPRLSGDGKPSVSWFLGSALILSILAVLVSCHGTCKHRAPSPSEVVHHVYLKPERLTKRSSPDDLQLKIKIIYDYSVDQLPADKRRLVKDKLFPQAIDYLQRAFSVRHRVGPVLLSRQCATNQYLRKRDDPHRYCQDACADVTRCGPIIVPQHHLQQCKVCSESGKSCGPLGPPDGPGVEGSDFVLYVSGITTERCGQENIVAYAAYCQLEAELDRPIAGYANLCPAMISSQPQEFEGMLSTVKHEIIHALGFSAGLFAFYHDDEGKPLTPRFASGLPAFNESLGLYQWSDAVIRRVSRLWDIRGGEMVRHQVHVLVTPRVVEEARRHFNCPILEGMELENQGGTGTELNHWEKRLLENEAMTGSHTQNRVFSRLTLAIMEDSGWYRANYSLAQRLDWGRGLGCDFVMKSCKFWMERQRQRRHAVTPYCHTVRASPLQLTCRQDQLAVAVCNLQKYPQELPLEYQYFERIPDVAPDQLAFFGGAVEIADYCPFSQEFSWHLSGEYQRNSYCRVSENQPDWWRNYGAEQYGPDSVCLYQKSAFVMEQCTRKMTYPDWGSGCYKVSCSAQGLTVYVQDRSFRCVRKGQLLSVSVRVNDWVYNGVLICPACTDFCDDCPLPHQLPPINTSRSNPIDPCSSSPGLAITLWLLLLNLLPLVAGLLLCHCS; this comes from the exons ATGGAGCCGAGGCTGAGCGGGGATGGCAAGCCGTCCGTGTCCTGGTTCCTCGGCTCTGCCCTCATCTTGTCCATCCTGGCTGTGTTAGTCAGCTGCCATGGGACGTGCAAACACCGAGCTCCCTCTCCCAGTGAA GTTGTCCATCATGTGTACTTGAAGCCTGAGCGCTTGACGAAAAGAAGCTCTCCTGATGACCTTCAGCTGAAGATAAAGATCATCTACGACTACAGCGTTGACCA GCTTCCTGCAGACAAGAGGAGACTAGTTAAG gatAAGCTCTTTCCTCAGGCCATTGATTACCTGCAGAGGGCCTTCAGTGTGAGACACAGGGTGGGGcctgtgctgctcagcag ACAATGTGCAACCAACCAGTACCTGAGGAAGAGAGATGACCCTCATCGCTACTGCCAGGACGCCTGTGCAGACGTCACCCGGTGTGGCCCCATCATTGTACCACAGCACCACCTGCAG CAATGCAAGGTGTGCAGTGAATCAGGGAAGTCATGTGGCCCCTTGGGGCCCCCGGATGGTCCCGGAGTGGAAGGGTCCGACTTCGTGCTGTACGTCAGCGGCATCACCACAGAGCGCTGCGGGCAGGAGAACATAGTGGCCTACGCTGCTTACTGccagctggaggcagagctggacAG ACCTATAGCAGGCTATGCCAACCTGTGTCCTGCGATGatctcctctcagcctcaggAGTTTGAAGGGATGCTCTCCACAGTCAAACATGAGATCATTCACGCTCTG GGGTTTTCAGCCGGTCTGTTCGCCTTCTACCACGATGATGAGGGCAAACCTCTGACTCCTCGCTTCGCCAGCGGGCTGCCGGCCTTCAACGAGAG cctgggTCTGTACCAGTGGAGTGATGCAGTGATCAGGAGGGTCAGCAGGCTGTGGGacatcagaggaggagagatggtgCGACACCAGGTCCACGTCCTGGTCACTCCTCGCGTCGTG gaggaggcgaggagaCATTTCAACTGTCCCATCCTGGAGGGAATGGAGCTGGAGAACCAGGGAGGGACGGGCACTGAGCTGAACCACTGGGAGAAGAGACTGCTGGAG aaCGAGGCGATGACGGGCTCCCACACCCAGAACAGGGTGTTTTCTCGGCTGACGCTGGCCATCATGGAGGACAGCGGATGGTACCGAGCCAACTACAGCCTGGCCCAGAGGCTGGACTGGGGCCGCGGCCTCGGCTGCGACTTCGTCATGAAGAGCTGCAAATTCTGGATGGAGCGCCAGCGACAGAG ACGACACGCTGTGACTCCGTACTGCCACACAGTGCGAGcgtctcctctgcagctcacctgcagACAAGACCAGCTGGCTGTGGCCGTCTGCAACCTGCAGAAATATCCACAGGAGCTGCCGCTGGAGtaccag taTTTTGAGAGGATCCCTGACGTGGCTCCCGACCAGCTGGCGTTCTTCGGCGGCGCTGTGGAGATCGCTGATTACTGTCCCTTCAGCCAGGAGTTCAGCTGGCACCTCAGCGGAGAGTACCAGAGGAACTCGTACTGCAGAGTGTCGGAGAACCAGCCAG actggtGGAGGAACTACGGGGCGGAGCAGTATGGGCCGGACTCCGTGTGTCTGTACCAGAAGTCGGCCTTCGTCATGGAGCAGTGCACCAGGAAGATGACGTACCCGGACTGGGGCTCTGGCTGCTACAAG GTGTCGTGCTCGGCTCAGGGCCTGACGGTGTACGTTCAGGATCGTTCCTTCCGCTGCGTCCGGAAAGGTCAGCTGCTGAGCGTCAGCGTGCGAGTCAACGACTGGGTTTACAACGGCGTCCTGATCTGCCCCGCCTGCACCGACTTCTGTGACGACTGCCCGCTCCCCCACCAGCTCCCGCCCATCAACACCTCCAGGAGTAACCCCATTG ATCCCTGCTCCAGCTCTCCAGGTCTGGCCATCACTCTGTGGCTCCTGCTGCTCAACCTGCTCCCCCTAGTGGCCGGACTGCTGCTCTGCCACTGCAGCTGa
- the tgfbr2l gene encoding TGF-beta receptor type-2, with protein MMARCWTLWTGVLALLAAGPLVVQSFSHLSFNLCKWCEASSPVCRDSVCFSNCTLSSFCTVMEEICVAVWRKTNDTMTAQTMCHNPTLPLEGIDPSLLLNFTSRECHMVPQPADDGAMMVCGCQGEHECNDKLIFDKGANGFSKLHSKDVIPVVVVSLVPPVLVAIVATAAFYFYRTRRPDKPGPPARPDWPTKRNPELYEAFDMPCGGLGALGEGGGGGVTDPEADKDSKHLNNYIISNMTDWQGQLAEPLPIKLEVLVGKGRFAEVWRACLLQGEKGGVTSYETVAVKVFPAVEYASWRNECSIFSDPKMEHDNVVRFLAAEERGLPGHALRKYWLVLAYHSLGNVQDFLTENVLSWEELVAMAASVARGLAHLHSDTTLSGEPKVPVAHRDLKSSNIVVKSRRECALCDFGLALRLDVSLTVDDYANSGQVGTARYMAPEVLESRVNLEDLEAFKQIDVYSMALVLWEMSSRCHAIGEVKNYEPAFGSKVCEQPCVDSMRDLVLRDRGRPDIPSAWTQHQGMSIFCSTITECWDHDPEARLTAHCVVERFTALQEEEEEGGGQEEEEQRREADREEEQEREKDSETPDNEQPPSLCTAASSPSSSSSLQSPQPDSKRGGTEGSHDSLVHTGSEV; from the exons TGTCCAGTCCTTCAGCCACCTGAGCTTCAACCTGTGTAAGTGGTGTGAGGCGTCCAGCCCGGTGTGTCGGGACAGCGTCTGCTTCAGTAACTGCACCCTGTCGTCCTTCTGCACCGTCATGGAGGAGATCTGCGTCGCCGTGTG GAGGAAGACCAACGACACAATGACGGCGCAAACGATGTGTCATAACCCCACTCTGCCACTAGAGGGCATCGACCCCAGCTTGCTGCTGAACTTCACCTCCAGAGAGTGTCACATGGTCCCACAGCCTGCAGACGACGGAGCCATGATGGTCTGCGGCTGCCAGGGTGAACATGAATGTAACGACAAACTGATCTTCGACAAGGGAGCCAATG GATTCTCCAAGCTGCACAGTAAAGATGTGATCCCGGTGGTGGTGGTCAGTTTGGTGCCTCCTGTCCTGGTGGCCATAGTTGCCACAGCTGCCTTCTACTTCTACCGCACACGCCGCCCTGACAAACCAGGCCCTCCTGCACGCCCTGACTGGCCCACCAAACGCAACCCAGAACTCTACGAGGCTTTTGACATGCCATGTGGGGGTCTGGGGGCTCtgggagagggtggaggaggaggtgtgacaGATCCTGAGGCTGACAAGGATTCCAAGCATCTCAACAATTACATCATAAGTAACATGACGGATTGGCAGGGCCAGCTGGCTGAACCACTGCCCATCAAGCTGGAGGTCCTGGTGGGGAAGGGGCGCTTTGCAGAGGTGTGGAGAGCATGCCTCCTGCAGGGAGAGAAGGGTGGAGTTACCAGTTATGAAACCGTTGCGGTGAAGGTATTTCCAGCTGTAGAGTACGCCTCCTGGAGAAACGAGTGCTCCATCTTCTCTGACCCCAAGATGGAGCATGACAATGTGGTTCGATTCCTTGCAGCTGAGGAGAGGGGCCTGCCTGGCCACGCCCTCAGGAAGTACTGGCTGGTTTTGGCCTATCACAGCCTCGGGAACGTGCAGGACTTCctcacagaaaatgttttgagCTGGGAGGAACTTGTCGCCATGGCGGCCAGTGTTGCTCGGGGGTTAGCTCATCTCCACAGTGACACAACGCTCAGTGGGGAACCGAAG GTGCCAGTTGCTCATCGGGACCTAAAGAGCAGTAACATTGTGGTGAAGAGCAGGAGGGAGTGCGCTCTGTGTGATTTTGGTCTGGCCTTAAGACTGGACGTCTCCCTTACTGTCGATGACTACGCCAACAGTGGACAG GTGGGGACAGCTCGCTACATGGCTCCTGAGGTACTTGAGTCCAGGGTGAACCTGGAGGACCTGGAGGCCTTTAAACAGATAGATGTTTACTCCATGGCTCTGGTCCTCTGGGAGATGTCCTCCCGCTGTCACGCCATTGGAG AGGTGAAGAACTACGAACCAGCCTTTGGCTCCAAGGTTTGTGAGCAGCCCTGTGTGGACAGCATGAGAGACCTGGTGCTGAGGGACAGAGGACGGCCAGACATCCCCTCAGCGTGGACGCAGCACCAG GGGATGAGCATCTTCTGCTCCACCATCACCGAGTGCTGGGATCACGACCCTGAGGCCAGACTGACGGCTCACTGCGTGGTGGAGCGCTTCACcgccctgcaggaggaggaggaggagggaggagggcaggaggaggaagaacagaggCGAGAAGccgacagagaggaagagcaagagagagaaaaggactCAGAGACACCAGACAATGagcagcctccctccctctgcacggccgcctcctccccctcctcctcttcctccctccagaGTCCTCAGCCAGACTCAAAAAGAGGCGGCACAGAGGGTTCCCATGATTCCCTGGTTCACACTGGTTCTGAGGTGTGA
- the lmln gene encoding leishmanolysin-like peptidase isoform X1, whose amino-acid sequence MEPRLSGDGKPSVSWFLGSALILSILAVLVSCHGTCKHRAPSPSEVVHHVYLKPERLTKRSSPDDLQLKIKIIYDYSVDQLPADKRRLVKDKLFPQAIDYLQRAFSVRHRVGPVLLSRQCATNQYLRKRDDPHRYCQDACADVTRCGPIIVPQHHLQQCKVCSESGKSCGPLGPPDGPGVEGSDFVLYVSGITTERCGQENIVAYAAYCQLEAELDRPIAGYANLCPAMISSQPQEFEGMLSTVKHEIIHALGFSAGLFAFYHDDEGKPLTPRFASGLPAFNESLGLYQWSDAVIRRVSRLWDIRGGEMVRHQVHVLVTPRVVEEARRHFNCPILEGMELENQGGTGTELNHWEKRLLENEAMTGSHTQNRVFSRLTLAIMEDSGWYRANYSLAQRLDWGRGLGCDFVMKSCKFWMERQRQSRRHAVTPYCHTVRASPLQLTCRQDQLAVAVCNLQKYPQELPLEYQYFERIPDVAPDQLAFFGGAVEIADYCPFSQEFSWHLSGEYQRNSYCRVSENQPDWWRNYGAEQYGPDSVCLYQKSAFVMEQCTRKMTYPDWGSGCYKVSCSAQGLTVYVQDRSFRCVRKGQLLSVSVRVNDWVYNGVLICPACTDFCDDCPLPHQLPPINTSRSNPIDPCSSSPGLAITLWLLLLNLLPLVAGLLLCHCS is encoded by the exons ATGGAGCCGAGGCTGAGCGGGGATGGCAAGCCGTCCGTGTCCTGGTTCCTCGGCTCTGCCCTCATCTTGTCCATCCTGGCTGTGTTAGTCAGCTGCCATGGGACGTGCAAACACCGAGCTCCCTCTCCCAGTGAA GTTGTCCATCATGTGTACTTGAAGCCTGAGCGCTTGACGAAAAGAAGCTCTCCTGATGACCTTCAGCTGAAGATAAAGATCATCTACGACTACAGCGTTGACCA GCTTCCTGCAGACAAGAGGAGACTAGTTAAG gatAAGCTCTTTCCTCAGGCCATTGATTACCTGCAGAGGGCCTTCAGTGTGAGACACAGGGTGGGGcctgtgctgctcagcag ACAATGTGCAACCAACCAGTACCTGAGGAAGAGAGATGACCCTCATCGCTACTGCCAGGACGCCTGTGCAGACGTCACCCGGTGTGGCCCCATCATTGTACCACAGCACCACCTGCAG CAATGCAAGGTGTGCAGTGAATCAGGGAAGTCATGTGGCCCCTTGGGGCCCCCGGATGGTCCCGGAGTGGAAGGGTCCGACTTCGTGCTGTACGTCAGCGGCATCACCACAGAGCGCTGCGGGCAGGAGAACATAGTGGCCTACGCTGCTTACTGccagctggaggcagagctggacAG ACCTATAGCAGGCTATGCCAACCTGTGTCCTGCGATGatctcctctcagcctcaggAGTTTGAAGGGATGCTCTCCACAGTCAAACATGAGATCATTCACGCTCTG GGGTTTTCAGCCGGTCTGTTCGCCTTCTACCACGATGATGAGGGCAAACCTCTGACTCCTCGCTTCGCCAGCGGGCTGCCGGCCTTCAACGAGAG cctgggTCTGTACCAGTGGAGTGATGCAGTGATCAGGAGGGTCAGCAGGCTGTGGGacatcagaggaggagagatggtgCGACACCAGGTCCACGTCCTGGTCACTCCTCGCGTCGTG gaggaggcgaggagaCATTTCAACTGTCCCATCCTGGAGGGAATGGAGCTGGAGAACCAGGGAGGGACGGGCACTGAGCTGAACCACTGGGAGAAGAGACTGCTGGAG aaCGAGGCGATGACGGGCTCCCACACCCAGAACAGGGTGTTTTCTCGGCTGACGCTGGCCATCATGGAGGACAGCGGATGGTACCGAGCCAACTACAGCCTGGCCCAGAGGCTGGACTGGGGCCGCGGCCTCGGCTGCGACTTCGTCATGAAGAGCTGCAAATTCTGGATGGAGCGCCAGCGACAGAG CAGACGACACGCTGTGACTCCGTACTGCCACACAGTGCGAGcgtctcctctgcagctcacctgcagACAAGACCAGCTGGCTGTGGCCGTCTGCAACCTGCAGAAATATCCACAGGAGCTGCCGCTGGAGtaccag taTTTTGAGAGGATCCCTGACGTGGCTCCCGACCAGCTGGCGTTCTTCGGCGGCGCTGTGGAGATCGCTGATTACTGTCCCTTCAGCCAGGAGTTCAGCTGGCACCTCAGCGGAGAGTACCAGAGGAACTCGTACTGCAGAGTGTCGGAGAACCAGCCAG actggtGGAGGAACTACGGGGCGGAGCAGTATGGGCCGGACTCCGTGTGTCTGTACCAGAAGTCGGCCTTCGTCATGGAGCAGTGCACCAGGAAGATGACGTACCCGGACTGGGGCTCTGGCTGCTACAAG GTGTCGTGCTCGGCTCAGGGCCTGACGGTGTACGTTCAGGATCGTTCCTTCCGCTGCGTCCGGAAAGGTCAGCTGCTGAGCGTCAGCGTGCGAGTCAACGACTGGGTTTACAACGGCGTCCTGATCTGCCCCGCCTGCACCGACTTCTGTGACGACTGCCCGCTCCCCCACCAGCTCCCGCCCATCAACACCTCCAGGAGTAACCCCATTG ATCCCTGCTCCAGCTCTCCAGGTCTGGCCATCACTCTGTGGCTCCTGCTGCTCAACCTGCTCCCCCTAGTGGCCGGACTGCTGCTCTGCCACTGCAGCTGa